From the Silurus meridionalis isolate SWU-2019-XX chromosome 5, ASM1480568v1, whole genome shotgun sequence genome, one window contains:
- the znf277 gene encoding zinc finger protein 277 — MAAVKGSSERSGGLDCILEPLCFPEQRPASISSTDDGCPVCCVLCPHTAPLSDKDQLLKHLLLEHKLVIADIKLVADFPKYMLYWKKRFMEQPITDFCSVIKTNSKGPAELQEYYFLLCDVLPEDRILRENLQQKRLEEVLEQQQKERDDTSFQRTCMFCSEECTGNRSVLLNHMAREHSFSIGLPDNIVYCTQFLDTLEKKLDNMQCLYCEKIFRDKTTLKDHMRKKQHRRINGSNHEYDRFYVINYLELGKTWEEVQSEDDRELLEDEDDDWSDWQAHPVCAVCLFCEQQEETMDQIYSHMQEAHQFDLHKLKTDLNLKFYQQVKLVNYIRRELHQCRCYGCQRKFGTKEEVVRHLKEAGHVTQLPDSTHWDQPQYYFPTYENDALLTALSDSEGECDGAEQNSDIPVFAEDISSLKALKQTSVLNKLLKNGGSAN; from the exons ATGGCGGCTGTGAAGGGGAGTAGTGAGAGATCAG GTGGGCTGGATTGCATTCTGGAGCCTCTGTGCTTTCCTGAGCAGCGGCCTGCTAGCATCTCCTCAACGGACGACGGCTGCCCAGTGTGCTGTGTCCTGTGCCCACACACGGCTCCTCTCTCGGATAAAGACCAGCTCCTAAAGCACCTGCTGCTGGAGCACAAGCTGGTCATCGCTGACATCAAACTTGTTGCTGACTTCCCAAA GTACATGCTTTACTGGAAGAAACGGTTTATGGAGCAGCCCATCACAGATTTCTGCAGCGTCATCAAGACCAACTCTAAAGGACCTGCCG AGCTGCAGGAGTACTACTTCCTCCTGTGTGACGTCCTTCCAGAGGACCGCATCCTTCGAGAGAATCTCCAGCAGAAACGACTG GAGGAAGTTCTTGAACAGCAGCAGAAGGAAAGAGATGATACCAGCTTTCAGCGGACCTGCATGTTCTGTAGTGAAGAATGTACCGGAAACAG GTCTGTGCTTCTCAATCACATGGCCAGAGAGCATTCGTTCAGCATCGGCCTTCCAGACAACATCGTCTACTGCACACAGTTCCTCGATACGCTGGAAAAAAAACTGGACAA TATGCAGTGTTTGTATTGTGAGAAAATCTTCCGAGACAAGACCACCTTGAAAGATCACATGAGAAAGAAACAACACCGACGCATCAACGGGAGCAATCACGAGTACGATCGCTTCTATGTCATCAATTACTTG GAGCTGGGGAAGACCTGGGAGGAAGTGCAGTCTGAGGATGACCGGGAACTCCTGGAGGATGAAGATGA TGACTGGTCTGATTGGCAGGCTCACCCggtgtgtgctgtgtgtctgTTCTGCGAGCAGCAGGAGGAAACCATGGACCAGATTTACTCTCACATGCAG GAAGCTCATCAATTTGATCTccataaattaaaaacagatcTCA ACCTGAAGTTTTACCAGCAAGTCAAACTCGTGAACTACATCCGCCGTGAGCTCCACCAGTGCCGCTGTTACGGCTGCCAGAGGAAGTTCGGAACCAAAGAGGAAGTGGTGCGGCACCTAAAGGAGGCCGGTCATGTGACGCAGCTTCCGGACAGCACACACTGGGACCAACCACA GTACTATTTCCCGACGTACGAGAACGACGCCCTCCTTACAGCTCTGTCCGACAGTGAGGGCGAGTGTGATGGAGCCGAACAGAACTCGGACATCCCAGTGTTCGCCGAGGACATCTCCAGCCTGAAGGCCTTAAAGCAGACCAGTGTGCTGAACAAACTCCTCAAGAACGGAGGCAGTGCCAACTAA